In Oscillatoria acuminata PCC 6304, a single window of DNA contains:
- a CDS encoding ATP-binding protein, with product MVKSGQSSFRRILLSRILLLSVPVLLLGEYVTYRKARSSLLETARQNLTESAVRKGDSIHASLESLQANLLTASESVVLHSGSVQASQNYIEQLAQRLPTKVQCVQLSDVQTTAIIASTCGNQPLSPQIVEMWQQQGSLAPEMASGVPIKTVLSQNNDLNSSSPDSSTEPSYFDQLKLVLSAPVYLDPINPLAVNNEGIPDYALTIRSTLGQRASDRRIEPGSLTGYTVVIDQDGTILEHGNDLSRVGRNIQDEVDAKRLENIIRNALRDRQDFFHLFNFDQEEIELLSGYTAIPSPLSTGEERKWVILAVTPLDNALAGLKDIQNVLFTLILGLLAANLLATLYLTRDLALPIEKLQDYALNIQCRATTERVPHNLNIREFNRLAEALDSMVERLKAWAEELEAAWKEAKTANQLKNEFLATISHELRTPLNAILGCIRLVRDDCCDNREEEIEFLQRADDAAIHLLNIINDILDISKIEAGTLSVVMEQVDVKRLIKEAIELQQSALEQKGLQLQFLEDPQSITVEADPAKLKQALLNLIGNAIKFTDTGRITISTRIEGLTKGQSFTKADGENGSLPPHLVISVQDTGIGIAPDQQQKLFQPFVMVDGSRTRPKGGTGLGLAISRNLIELMGGIIRLDSKGIGQGTTVEVVLPILHSSPSIPVVLDSKTAKQQNS from the coding sequence ATGGTTAAATCAGGTCAATCCTCCTTTCGCCGTATCCTGCTGTCGCGGATTTTACTCCTAAGCGTCCCTGTTTTGCTGTTAGGGGAGTATGTGACCTATCGCAAGGCACGCTCTAGTCTGCTAGAAACCGCTCGCCAAAACCTCACTGAAAGCGCCGTTCGCAAAGGGGATAGCATTCATGCCTCCCTCGAATCCCTCCAGGCGAACCTACTCACGGCCAGCGAATCCGTGGTGCTACACTCAGGTTCGGTACAGGCTTCGCAAAATTATATCGAGCAACTCGCGCAACGATTACCCACTAAGGTTCAATGCGTTCAACTGAGTGATGTGCAAACCACTGCCATAATCGCCAGTACCTGTGGGAATCAACCCCTGAGTCCTCAAATTGTAGAGATGTGGCAACAGCAGGGCAGTTTAGCCCCGGAGATGGCTTCAGGAGTGCCGATCAAAACGGTTCTATCCCAGAACAATGATCTGAATTCGTCCTCCCCAGATTCCTCAACTGAACCCAGCTATTTCGACCAACTCAAATTGGTGTTGAGCGCCCCCGTGTATTTGGACCCGATCAATCCATTGGCGGTGAACAATGAAGGGATACCGGATTATGCCTTAACCATTCGGTCCACTTTAGGGCAACGGGCCAGCGATCGCCGGATTGAACCCGGTTCCCTCACCGGCTACACCGTTGTCATTGACCAAGATGGGACCATTCTCGAACATGGAAATGACCTCAGTCGCGTTGGCCGGAACATCCAAGACGAAGTAGATGCCAAACGCCTCGAAAATATTATTAGAAACGCCCTGCGAGACCGTCAGGACTTTTTCCATCTGTTTAATTTCGATCAAGAGGAAATTGAATTACTCTCGGGATATACGGCCATTCCCAGTCCCCTATCCACCGGAGAAGAACGCAAGTGGGTGATCCTGGCTGTGACTCCCTTGGACAATGCTCTAGCTGGATTAAAGGATATTCAAAACGTTCTGTTCACCCTCATCTTAGGGTTATTAGCCGCTAACCTGCTGGCGACCCTCTACTTAACCCGCGATTTGGCCCTACCCATTGAGAAATTGCAAGACTATGCTCTGAATATTCAGTGCCGTGCTACCACGGAACGAGTTCCGCATAACTTGAACATTCGCGAGTTTAACCGACTAGCGGAAGCCCTCGACAGTATGGTAGAACGCTTGAAAGCGTGGGCAGAGGAGTTGGAAGCGGCCTGGAAAGAAGCAAAAACGGCCAACCAACTGAAAAATGAGTTTTTGGCGACTATTTCTCATGAGTTGCGAACCCCTCTGAATGCCATTCTCGGCTGCATTCGTTTGGTGCGTGATGATTGTTGTGATAACCGGGAGGAAGAAATTGAGTTTCTGCAACGTGCCGATGATGCAGCGATTCATTTATTGAATATTATTAATGATATTCTCGATATTTCTAAAATTGAAGCCGGTACTCTCTCGGTGGTTATGGAGCAGGTTGATGTCAAACGCCTGATTAAGGAGGCGATCGAATTGCAGCAATCCGCTCTTGAGCAGAAGGGGTTGCAGTTACAATTCTTGGAAGATCCTCAATCGATTACGGTCGAAGCTGACCCGGCTAAACTAAAGCAAGCCCTTCTTAATTTGATTGGAAATGCTATTAAGTTTACGGATACCGGACGCATCACTATTTCAACTCGCATCGAAGGGTTAACTAAGGGTCAATCCTTTACTAAAGCCGATGGCGAGAATGGTTCACTTCCTCCTCATTTGGTGATTTCTGTCCAAGATACGGGGATTGGGATTGCACCGGATCAGCAGCAGAAACTCTTTCAACCCTTTGTGATGGTGGATGGCTCAAGAACTCGTCCAAAAGGAGGTACGGGTTTGGGTTTGGCCATCTCCCGCAATTTAATCGAACTCATGGGTGGAATAATTCGCTTAGACAGTAAGGGGATCGGTCAGGGGACAACGGTTGAGGTGGTTTTGCCGATCCTCCATTCGAGTCCCTCTATTCCGGTGGTATTAGACTCGAAAACTGCCAAACAACAAAATTCCTAG
- a CDS encoding Gfo/Idh/MocA family protein — protein MSQPIGIAILGAGRWGVHLIRNFLNHPQARVMAVVDPHQERLTSARSQFNLDESVILTTNWQDIKQLPGLEAVAVATPAATHYALISDALDQNYHVLAEKPLTLDPAECQELSQRAQQRQLQLLVDHTYLFHPAVIAGTEVVQGGRLGELRYGYATRTHLGPVRPDVDALWDLAIHDIAIFNTWLGESPIQVQGTGRVWLQPTPVVGDDSKLFPQGLSDLVMATLTYPSGFQAFIHLCWFNPDKQRRLAVVGDQGTLIFDEMSQDAPLVIQGGYLEPEGDRWIPTAQNREVVRLEKAEPLGRVCDRFLELVRHQGPADEFSGAIATELTTILSALSHSIQQGGLPVQL, from the coding sequence ATGTCACAACCTATTGGAATTGCAATTTTAGGGGCGGGTCGTTGGGGCGTCCACTTAATCCGCAACTTTTTAAACCATCCCCAGGCGCGAGTGATGGCGGTGGTAGACCCTCATCAAGAGCGATTGACCTCAGCGCGATCGCAATTTAATTTAGATGAAAGTGTGATTCTGACCACCAATTGGCAGGACATCAAACAGTTACCGGGACTGGAAGCTGTGGCCGTCGCCACTCCTGCTGCTACCCACTATGCCTTAATTTCCGATGCCCTAGACCAAAACTATCACGTCTTAGCGGAAAAACCCCTCACCCTTGATCCAGCAGAATGTCAGGAATTATCTCAACGGGCCCAACAACGGCAGCTACAGCTACTGGTCGATCATACCTATTTATTTCATCCGGCAGTGATTGCTGGAACTGAAGTGGTGCAAGGGGGACGACTGGGGGAATTGCGCTACGGGTATGCCACCCGCACTCATTTAGGTCCGGTCCGTCCCGATGTGGATGCTCTGTGGGACTTAGCGATTCATGATATTGCGATTTTTAATACTTGGTTGGGAGAATCTCCGATTCAAGTCCAGGGGACTGGACGGGTGTGGTTGCAACCGACTCCCGTTGTGGGAGATGACTCGAAACTGTTTCCCCAAGGGTTATCGGATTTAGTGATGGCAACCCTGACTTATCCGAGTGGATTTCAGGCATTTATTCATTTGTGCTGGTTTAATCCGGATAAACAGAGACGATTAGCGGTGGTGGGGGATCAAGGCACCTTGATATTTGATGAAATGTCCCAGGATGCGCCATTGGTGATTCAAGGGGGTTATTTAGAACCCGAAGGCGATCGCTGGATTCCCACTGCTCAAAACCGGGAAGTAGTGAGGTTAGAAAAAGCTGAACCCCTCGGACGGGTTTGCGATCGCTTTTTGGAATTGGTGCGTCACCAGGGACCGGCAGACGAATTCTCAGGGGCGATCGCCACAGAATTAACGACCATTTTGAGCGCTTTAAGTCACTCCATCCAACAAGGGGGATTACCTGTTCAGCTTTAG
- a CDS encoding TenA family protein yields MTLSQDLWTANQDLAQECLQHPFVQGIGNGNLPRYQFAHYVGQDAFFLESFARAYSIAAAKTQDWQAFEIFHALATGVLEELHLHQGYAKTWGIDFLAVKPTPATRRYTDFLLATAWSHDIGLTAVAMAPCMRLYAFLGQQLGKNGIPNHDYADWIRTYTGEEFEQLSGQLEHLLDRYAASTPLAHSTYRYAMLCERDFFQSAVEVTA; encoded by the coding sequence ATGACCCTATCTCAGGACTTGTGGACAGCGAATCAAGACTTAGCTCAAGAATGCCTACAACATCCCTTTGTCCAAGGCATTGGCAACGGGAATTTACCGCGATATCAATTTGCCCATTATGTAGGACAGGATGCCTTTTTCCTGGAATCCTTTGCCCGTGCTTATAGCATTGCAGCGGCCAAAACTCAGGACTGGCAAGCCTTTGAAATCTTTCACGCCCTCGCCACTGGTGTCTTAGAAGAACTGCACCTGCATCAAGGCTATGCCAAAACCTGGGGAATTGATTTTCTCGCCGTCAAACCCACTCCGGCAACTCGTCGTTACACAGACTTTTTACTCGCAACCGCTTGGAGTCACGATATCGGGTTGACTGCCGTGGCGATGGCTCCTTGTATGCGTCTTTACGCTTTTTTAGGGCAGCAATTAGGAAAGAATGGCATTCCCAATCACGACTATGCCGACTGGATTCGGACTTATACTGGAGAAGAATTTGAGCAGTTATCGGGACAGTTAGAACATCTGCTCGATCGCTATGCAGCTTCCACACCCTTAGCCCATTCCACCTATCGTTATGCCATGTTATGCGAACGAGATTTTTTTCAATCCGCTGTAGAAGTTACTGCCTAA
- a CDS encoding DUF6464 family protein: protein MLETLVIFFLGITPPLLSVFVMRKAENRARTRLQAAREIPMMRIPAPPPTPSDRHYVEGIGDVTGDITCLYNARSAYLRCALNPEGPCETCRQYEPRESF, encoded by the coding sequence ATGTTAGAGACACTTGTCATTTTTTTCTTAGGGATAACGCCACCATTACTGTCTGTCTTCGTCATGCGGAAAGCAGAAAATCGGGCAAGAACTCGCTTGCAAGCAGCCCGAGAGATTCCGATGATGAGAATACCTGCTCCCCCTCCGACGCCGAGCGATCGCCATTATGTGGAAGGCATCGGGGATGTGACGGGGGATATCACTTGTCTTTACAATGCGCGATCGGCCTATCTGCGTTGCGCTCTCAATCCTGAAGGACCTTGTGAAACCTGTCGCCAGTATGAACCGCGAGAGTCATTTTAA
- the rnc gene encoding ribonuclease III: protein MTLLYPQRQRELQKLLQKLGLSDGISIRWDLLELALTHPSVSGEANYEQLEFTGDAVVRLAAAELLMELYPQEKVGELATIRSVLVSDRTLAMIAESYGLERYLLVSASAAGDMTGKESRLADAFEAILAALYLSTHNLDLIRPWLDPEFKQLSEEIRKDPARHNYKDALQELTQVRYKILPEYRVFEIHREHYHPERFTAEVWLLGERQGQGTGRSKKAAEQAAAKVAFLALRELDIAQ, encoded by the coding sequence ATGACGCTTCTTTATCCACAGCGACAACGCGAGTTACAAAAACTGCTTCAGAAATTAGGGCTTTCTGATGGGATTTCCATCCGGTGGGATTTGTTAGAATTGGCCTTGACTCATCCGAGTGTTTCCGGGGAAGCAAACTATGAACAGTTAGAGTTTACCGGAGATGCAGTTGTCCGGTTAGCGGCAGCGGAATTACTTATGGAACTGTATCCCCAGGAAAAGGTAGGGGAGTTGGCCACGATTCGTTCAGTTTTGGTGAGCGATCGCACCTTAGCGATGATTGCCGAAAGTTATGGACTGGAACGCTACCTGCTCGTTTCTGCCAGTGCTGCCGGAGACATGACGGGTAAGGAATCTCGGTTAGCTGACGCCTTTGAAGCAATTTTAGCCGCCCTCTATTTAAGTACGCACAATTTGGATTTAATTCGTCCTTGGTTAGACCCGGAATTCAAACAGCTTTCCGAAGAGATTCGCAAAGATCCAGCGCGTCATAATTATAAAGATGCCCTCCAAGAATTGACCCAAGTTCGTTATAAAATTTTACCGGAATATCGGGTCTTTGAAATCCATCGGGAACATTACCATCCCGAGCGCTTTACCGCTGAAGTTTGGCTCCTGGGAGAACGCCAAGGACAGGGTACCGGACGCAGTAAAAAAGCGGCGGAACAAGCGGCAGCCAAGGTGGCATTTTTGGCCCTGCGAGAATTAGATATTGCTCAGTAA